A genomic window from Salirhabdus salicampi includes:
- the pgmB gene encoding beta-phosphoglucomutase translates to MDSRVKAVIFDLDGVITDTAEFHYVAWGNLASSLGISFDREFNENLKGISRMESLEKILKYGQKANEFTLEQKQELAYKKNEYYKQLIKQVTPAHILPGIKELIEELKRNNLKLAVASASKNATTILTSLGLLDYFDYIVDVEKIKNGKPDPEIFLNAAKHLDVPKENCIGVEDAAAGVEAIKAASMFAVGVGQREILSRADLVVNSTVELTYSKLIKAFIECQNSLTS, encoded by the coding sequence ATGGATAGTAGAGTAAAAGCAGTTATTTTTGACTTGGATGGGGTTATTACAGATACTGCAGAGTTTCATTACGTTGCATGGGGAAATCTAGCCTCCTCACTCGGAATATCTTTTGACCGTGAATTTAATGAGAACTTAAAAGGCATCAGTCGAATGGAATCATTAGAAAAAATACTTAAATATGGCCAAAAGGCAAATGAATTCACCCTTGAACAAAAACAAGAGTTAGCCTATAAGAAAAATGAGTATTACAAACAGTTGATAAAGCAAGTTACTCCCGCTCACATATTGCCCGGTATTAAGGAACTAATAGAGGAACTGAAAAGAAATAATCTTAAATTAGCAGTAGCTTCTGCAAGCAAAAATGCTACGACAATCTTAACAAGTTTAGGCTTATTAGATTATTTTGATTACATTGTCGATGTAGAGAAAATCAAGAACGGGAAACCTGATCCTGAAATCTTTTTAAATGCAGCCAAACATTTAGATGTTCCGAAAGAAAATTGTATAGGAGTTGAGGATGCAGCAGCAGGAGTTGAAGCGATAAAAGCAGCCTCAATGTTTGCTGTAGGTGTAGGCCAACGAGAAATCTTATCGAGGGCGGATTTGGTTGTTAATAGTACAGTTGAATTGACATATTCGAAGTTGATAAAAGCTTTCATAGAATGTCAAAATAGTTTGACGAGTTAA
- a CDS encoding carbohydrate ABC transporter permease, giving the protein MQKGVPKQEVSPFEEGVSKKKTSSFKKGEARLGYLLIAPALILIVAIIFYPVIYNIWLSLHEVSLNPNRPNTFVGLQNYINLITDSSFWHSVWITIIFTVLTVAGATIVGLAVALLLNNSFKGRGFVRSVVLLPYVAPLISVVFVWQYMFNPVYGMVNYTLGEKLGIMSQSIDWLNDPTAALWLVIIFDIWHLFPFSFMMILAKLQSIDKSLYEAAEIDGANLWHKIRHVTLPELTLVLGSLVILRFIWNFYKFDEIYLLTKQVPVVGVYTYQTAFATYDHGLAAAITATLFIIVMGFVLVAVRRVLKW; this is encoded by the coding sequence ATGCAAAAGGGTGTACCAAAACAAGAAGTTAGCCCCTTTGAAGAGGGTGTATCAAAAAAGAAAACGAGTTCCTTTAAGAAAGGCGAAGCTAGATTAGGTTATTTATTAATCGCACCTGCACTTATACTTATCGTTGCAATTATTTTTTATCCGGTTATATACAACATTTGGTTAAGTCTTCACGAAGTGTCATTGAACCCGAACCGACCTAATACATTTGTTGGGTTGCAAAATTATATTAACTTAATTACGGACAGCTCTTTCTGGCATTCCGTTTGGATTACCATAATTTTCACAGTATTGACTGTAGCAGGGGCAACAATTGTTGGCTTAGCTGTAGCCCTCCTTTTAAATAATTCGTTTAAAGGAAGAGGATTTGTACGATCTGTTGTGTTGTTACCATATGTTGCTCCACTAATCTCAGTAGTTTTTGTGTGGCAATATATGTTTAATCCGGTATACGGAATGGTCAATTATACTCTTGGTGAAAAGTTAGGAATCATGAGTCAAAGTATTGATTGGTTAAACGATCCGACAGCAGCTTTATGGTTAGTTATCATCTTTGACATTTGGCATCTATTTCCATTCTCATTCATGATGATTTTAGCGAAGCTTCAATCAATAGACAAATCATTGTATGAGGCAGCAGAGATTGATGGGGCTAATTTATGGCATAAAATACGCCATGTTACACTGCCTGAATTAACGTTAGTATTAGGATCACTAGTTATCCTTCGCTTTATTTGGAATTTCTACAAGTTTGATGAAATCTATTTATTAACAAAACAAGTACCGGTAGTAGGAGTTTACACATATCAGACAGCATTTGCTACCTACGACCATGGTTTAGCTGCAGCAATTACTGCAACGTTATTTATCATTGTGATGGGATTTGTCTTAGTGGCAGTTAGGAGGGTATTAAAATGGTAA
- a CDS encoding LacI family DNA-binding transcriptional regulator, whose translation MTSIKDIARLAGVSISTVSRTLNNYSDVKPETKEKVIKIAEELNYFPNAVAKSLVQKKTHTIGVFFGNNMNLGFDHPFFLDIISAVREVVGNAGYDLIIFTNKNKERATYTTLCRERSVDGVVLLLTGEGKKKNEQFIELQESGIPCIAIDLPLKGDKCTYVESDNYFGSKLAMEHLANLGHQVIAFIGGDEISKTSYDRLRAYQDSMMEYGIGYNPNLVYLGYFSKGIAQKATKELMRQRPDITAFFVASDEMAITVIETLKALGKNVPNDVSVVGFDDIREASFCTPPLTTVKQNKHDIGSEAAKMLLEIIEKSDIKPKPKTLDCDLVIRDSTAPPK comes from the coding sequence TTGACGTCTATAAAAGATATTGCCAGGTTAGCAGGAGTATCAATTTCAACTGTTTCTAGAACATTGAATAATTATTCTGATGTTAAGCCAGAAACAAAGGAAAAAGTTATAAAAATTGCTGAGGAACTAAACTATTTTCCAAATGCGGTTGCAAAGAGTTTAGTTCAGAAGAAGACGCATACAATTGGCGTGTTTTTCGGAAATAACATGAACTTAGGATTTGACCATCCATTTTTTTTGGATATCATTTCCGCTGTTCGAGAGGTAGTTGGTAATGCCGGTTATGACCTTATTATTTTTACAAATAAAAATAAAGAGAGAGCAACATATACGACACTATGTCGAGAGAGAAGTGTCGATGGCGTTGTCCTTCTATTAACCGGTGAAGGTAAGAAGAAGAACGAGCAGTTTATTGAACTTCAGGAAAGTGGCATACCGTGTATTGCGATCGATTTACCACTAAAGGGCGACAAATGTACCTATGTGGAATCGGATAACTATTTTGGTTCAAAGTTAGCAATGGAGCATTTAGCTAATTTAGGGCATCAAGTCATAGCATTTATTGGTGGGGATGAAATTAGTAAGACGAGTTATGATCGTTTAAGAGCATATCAAGATTCAATGATGGAATATGGGATTGGTTATAATCCTAATCTTGTCTACTTAGGGTATTTTTCTAAGGGAATTGCTCAAAAGGCTACAAAGGAACTTATGAGACAGAGGCCTGATATTACGGCTTTTTTTGTAGCAAGTGATGAAATGGCCATAACTGTTATAGAAACATTAAAAGCATTGGGAAAAAACGTTCCAAATGATGTCTCCGTTGTAGGCTTTGATGATATACGAGAGGCGAGCTTTTGTACTCCGCCGTTAACTACAGTGAAGCAAAACAAACACGACATTGGAAGTGAGGCAGCGAAAATGCTGTTAGAAATCATTGAAAAGAGCGACATAAAACCGAAGCCGAAAACATTAGATTGTGATCTCGTTATAAGAGATTCTACTGCTCCACCAAAATAG
- a CDS encoding formate--tetrahydrofolate ligase yields MTVEIKNDIEIARETKLKPIKEIANGLNLLEEELEPYGHYKAKVSLDLMERLSEKPDGKVILVTAINPTPAGEGKSTVTVGLGQALQKLGKNAMVAMREPSLGPTMGLKGGAAGGGYSQVLPMEEINLHFTGDIHAITTANNALSAFIDNHIHQGNELKIDSRRIVWKRVVDMNDRALRNVIVGLGGPVQGVPREDGFDITVASEIMAVLCLATDLNDLKQRLAKMVVAYNIDKQPVTVSDLGVQGALTLLLKDALKPNLVQTIEHTPALVHGGPFANIAHGCNSVVATKMAQKLSDFVVTEAGFGADLGAEKFFNIKARLAEIEPEAVVIVATVRALKMHGGAAKQDLHKENLKALQAGFHNLKKHIETIQAIGLPFVVSINRFATDTEEELEALQKLCSENNYTHAVTEVWEKGGLGGIDLAEQLLHGIDNSNASFTPLYDVNEPIVDKIDKIAKIVYGAEGVTFTEKAKKQIEQFQSLGWNNMPICMAKTPFSLSDDPTKQGRPTNFTITVRELKPSIGAGFIVALTGDVLTMPGLPKKPAALQMDVDESGNVYGLF; encoded by the coding sequence ATGACAGTTGAAATTAAAAATGATATTGAAATAGCACGAGAAACAAAGCTAAAGCCGATTAAGGAAATTGCGAATGGTCTGAATCTTTTAGAAGAAGAATTAGAACCATATGGTCATTATAAAGCTAAAGTTTCTCTTGATTTAATGGAACGTTTAAGTGAAAAACCTGACGGAAAAGTAATATTAGTGACTGCGATTAACCCTACGCCTGCGGGTGAAGGGAAATCGACGGTAACAGTCGGGCTCGGACAGGCACTACAGAAACTTGGAAAAAATGCAATGGTTGCTATGCGTGAACCATCACTTGGTCCAACAATGGGATTGAAAGGTGGAGCTGCAGGGGGTGGCTACTCACAAGTGTTACCAATGGAAGAAATTAATCTTCATTTCACTGGAGATATTCACGCCATTACAACCGCTAATAATGCTTTATCCGCTTTTATCGATAACCACATCCATCAAGGGAATGAATTAAAGATCGATTCTCGGCGCATTGTGTGGAAGCGTGTCGTGGATATGAACGATCGAGCACTTAGGAACGTTATCGTTGGTTTAGGTGGCCCAGTTCAAGGTGTACCTCGTGAAGATGGTTTTGATATAACTGTTGCATCTGAAATAATGGCGGTTTTATGCCTGGCAACAGATTTGAACGATTTAAAACAACGTCTCGCTAAAATGGTTGTTGCGTATAACATAGATAAACAACCTGTTACAGTATCAGACCTTGGTGTTCAAGGTGCGCTAACCCTGTTGTTAAAGGATGCACTAAAACCTAACCTCGTCCAAACAATCGAACATACACCTGCGCTCGTTCATGGCGGCCCTTTCGCCAATATTGCCCATGGTTGTAATAGTGTTGTAGCAACAAAAATGGCACAAAAATTAAGTGACTTCGTTGTGACGGAGGCTGGCTTCGGTGCCGACTTAGGGGCTGAAAAGTTTTTCAATATCAAGGCACGATTAGCCGAAATTGAACCTGAGGCAGTTGTCATAGTAGCAACCGTTAGGGCTCTAAAAATGCATGGTGGTGCTGCAAAGCAAGACTTACATAAAGAGAATCTCAAAGCATTACAAGCTGGATTTCATAATTTAAAAAAACATATTGAAACAATCCAAGCTATCGGTCTCCCGTTCGTCGTGTCGATTAATCGTTTTGCGACGGATACAGAGGAAGAGCTTGAAGCATTACAAAAGTTGTGTTCGGAAAATAATTATACTCATGCGGTAACGGAAGTTTGGGAAAAAGGAGGTTTAGGAGGAATTGATTTAGCGGAACAATTACTACATGGAATCGACAATAGTAACGCTTCCTTTACTCCTTTATATGACGTAAACGAACCGATTGTTGATAAAATTGATAAGATAGCCAAAATTGTTTATGGAGCAGAAGGTGTGACATTTACAGAGAAGGCTAAAAAGCAAATTGAACAATTTCAGTCGTTAGGCTGGAATAATATGCCGATTTGCATGGCAAAAACACCATTTTCTCTCTCAGATGACCCCACAAAACAAGGGAGACCAACTAATTTTACAATTACAGTACGTGAACTAAAGCCTTCGATAGGAGCGGGATTCATCGTAGCATTAACAGGTGATGTTTTGACAATGCCAGGATTACCGAAAAAGCCCGCCGCATTACAGATGGATGTAGATGAAAGTGGAAATGTGTACGGACTCTTTTAA